In Collimonas arenae, a single genomic region encodes these proteins:
- a CDS encoding cytochrome ubiquinol oxidase subunit I encodes MIPIDEVVALSRLQFAATAMFHFLFVPLTLGLAWILVIMESVYVMTGSPIYKDMTRFWGKLFGINFAMGIATGITLEFQFGTNWSYYSHYVGDIFGTPLAIEGMMAFFLESTFVGLFFFGWDRLSRVQHLLITFLVALGSSLSALWILIANGWMNNPVGAEFNYETMRMELTSIADVIFNPVAQVKFVHTLSAGYVAASMFVLGISAFYLLRGRDTAFALRSFAIAAGFGLASTLSVIVLGDESGYTAGEVNKVKLAAMEAEWHTEPAPAGITVVGWPNEKEQRTDYAIKIPYVLGLIGTRSTDKQITGIKDLKTEHEVRIRNGMLAYAALTRLKSGDKSSEAVAGFDKLKDDLGYGLLLKKYTPNVVDATPEQIAMAVNDTFPKIAPMFWSFRLMVGLGMLFLFIFSCSFYFLIRKQLAKQRWLLRLAVYSIPLPWVAIELGWLLAEYGRQPWTISGVLPTHLSASTLQPGSLYFSLAGFLGFYTFLFIIEMILMVKYARRGPSSLHTGKYHWERLEQSAVANDATIKA; translated from the coding sequence ATGATTCCTATTGATGAAGTCGTCGCCCTCTCTCGCCTGCAGTTCGCGGCGACCGCGATGTTCCATTTTCTATTCGTACCGCTCACATTGGGGCTGGCATGGATCCTGGTGATCATGGAGTCGGTCTACGTGATGACCGGCAGCCCGATCTACAAGGACATGACACGTTTCTGGGGCAAGCTGTTCGGCATCAATTTCGCCATGGGGATCGCTACCGGCATCACCCTGGAATTCCAGTTCGGCACCAACTGGTCCTACTACTCGCACTATGTCGGCGACATCTTCGGCACGCCGCTGGCGATCGAGGGGATGATGGCGTTCTTCCTTGAATCAACCTTCGTCGGCTTGTTCTTCTTCGGTTGGGACCGCCTGTCGCGGGTCCAGCATTTGCTGATCACTTTCCTGGTGGCGCTAGGCTCCAGCCTGTCGGCGCTATGGATCCTGATCGCCAACGGCTGGATGAACAATCCGGTCGGCGCCGAGTTCAACTATGAAACCATGCGCATGGAACTGACCAGCATCGCCGACGTCATCTTCAATCCGGTAGCCCAGGTCAAGTTCGTGCACACGCTGTCGGCCGGATATGTGGCCGCATCCATGTTCGTACTTGGCATCTCCGCCTTTTATCTGCTGCGAGGACGCGACACCGCGTTCGCCCTGCGCTCGTTCGCCATCGCTGCCGGCTTCGGACTGGCTTCGACCCTGTCGGTGATCGTACTCGGCGATGAATCCGGTTATACCGCTGGCGAAGTCAACAAGGTCAAACTGGCGGCGATGGAAGCCGAATGGCATACCGAGCCGGCGCCGGCCGGCATCACCGTTGTCGGCTGGCCGAACGAGAAAGAGCAGCGCACCGACTACGCCATCAAGATTCCTTATGTGCTGGGCTTGATCGGCACCCGCTCCACAGACAAGCAGATCACCGGCATCAAGGACCTGAAGACAGAGCATGAGGTACGCATCCGCAACGGCATGCTGGCCTATGCTGCCCTGACCCGCCTCAAGTCCGGCGACAAGTCGTCCGAAGCGGTTGCCGGTTTCGACAAGCTGAAAGACGATCTCGGCTATGGCTTGCTACTGAAGAAGTACACGCCCAACGTCGTCGATGCCACACCTGAACAGATCGCCATGGCGGTCAACGACACCTTCCCGAAAATCGCGCCGATGTTCTGGTCGTTCCGGCTGATGGTCGGACTGGGCATGCTGTTCCTGTTCATCTTCTCTTGCTCGTTCTACTTCCTGATCCGCAAGCAACTGGCCAAGCAGCGCTGGCTGCTGCGCCTGGCGGTGTACAGCATTCCCCTGCCCTGGGTCGCTATCGAACTGGGCTGGCTGCTGGCTGAATACGGCCGCCAGCCATGGACCATCTCGGGCGTATTGCCGACCCACCTGTCGGCTTCGACCCTGCAACCTGGCAGCTTGTACTTCAGCCTGGCCGGCTTCCTCGGCTTCTATACCTTCCTGTTCATCATTGAAATGATACTGATGGTGAAGTACGCCCGCCGCGGCCCGAGCAGCCTGCATACCGGCAAGTACCACTGGGAACGGCTGGAGCAATCGGCCGTCGCTAACGACGCCACTATCAAAGCATAA
- the cydP gene encoding cytochrome oxidase putative small subunit CydP — MSFALTKRFTRLPLAVEIILILAVKIALLTVLWKAFFSEPQTKKMRMPTELVEQHFLSAPPAAIPSHLSPSETRQ, encoded by the coding sequence ATGTCTTTCGCCTTAACCAAACGTTTTACGCGCTTGCCGCTGGCAGTCGAGATCATCCTGATCCTGGCGGTCAAGATTGCACTGCTGACCGTGCTCTGGAAGGCCTTCTTCTCTGAACCGCAAACAAAAAAAATGCGCATGCCTACTGAGCTGGTGGAGCAACACTTCCTCAGCGCTCCGCCTGCCGCGATCCCTTCCCACCTTTCCCCTTCGGAGACCCGCCAATGA